The genomic interval CCGGTGGCTACCGgaccggcggcggcggcggcggcggcagcaccACCGACTTCCTGGAGGAGTGGAAGGCGAAGCGCGAGAAGCTGCGCGCCAAGCAGAACCCCCCGGGCTCGGCCGCCCCGAGCGCGGGCGGGAGCGACGCGGCCGGAAAGCCCCCGCCCGGGGCTCTGGGCACCTCGGCGACCGCCGCGGCCAACGAGCTCAACAACAACCTCCCGGGCGTCGCGGCCGCACCTGCCGCCCCCGGGGGCGTGAACTGCGCGGCGGGCCCCGCGGCGCTGACCCGGGCGGCCCCCGGCCCGCGGCGGTCGGAGGAAGAGCCCCCCGCCGGTGCCGCCGCCTGCGCCTCGGGGCCACCGCCGGCCCGGGGCGACGAGGAGGAGCCGGACGGCGCTCCGGAGAAGGGCAAGAGCTCGGGCCCCAGTGCCAGGAAGGGCAAGGGACAGATCGAGAAGAGGAAGCTGCGGGAGAAGCGGCGCTCCACCGGCGTGGTCAACATCCCCGCGGCAGAGGTGAGCTGGGCGGGCGGCGGCGggacctgggggtggggctgctgcCTCCGGTGTCTGCCTCCTTCccgtgtctgtctgcctcccggccGCTCTCGAGCCCAGAGTTTGCCCACTGTAGCCTCGTACTCCTTATCCTTTCAGGCAGGCAGAGCGTGATGGAGTTTTACTCCTAACAAATGCTTTCTGGGAAGTTCCCCAAACCCAAAGCCGGGCACGTGCTTTTCAGGCTTCCTGGCTAAGGTTTCAGACCCAGGATACATATTTGCAGTGGTGGAAAGGCAGCTCCTGGCTCCAGAACTTGCTCACTGACTTGTTTTTCTATGCTTGATCAGTTAGAAAAATTGATTAATGGTGATGACGACATACTCTATTTAGTTTCCCACGTGTCCATCTCAAGTTATCAGATTgtttatctcctcttctctcttaacAGTGTTTAATAGCACCTGTAAAGGAAAcgtggttagagcactgtccaggGCAGCTTTATCTTTCAGTGAACCCAAGATAAATATATCCAAATGAATGTGTGTCCTATTTCATATATGAACCAACTTTTGGAAATAAcgctccccaacacacacacacacacacacacacacacacacacgcacgcttTTTTCTGAGTCATATTTAGGACAATAGGAACGCTGTGGCAGCTCACAATTTTTGCCAAGACAACTTTTCCTCATATATAAGTATTTGGTTTTGTGTATTCTGGAAAAACATTTGTgatagggttttttgtttgtttgttttagtagtCTCAAAACATTTCTGCAGCCAGTAGTACCTTCTTGTTAGAGTGATCCGTGAAACATATTTGCTTAGTGTATAACTGCAACCACTTTACCCACAATAGAACAAAACAATCCTGAACAAGCTTTGGTTACTTTAATAGTAGCTCACCGGTTTTGGGAAGTGATTCAACAACCTTGTTTCACCCAAAGTAGTTGCATCTTTTTTTCATTGGCTCTTTatgtttgccctttttttttctgcctcctgGTCTTTAGTTTATTCAACTTTGACACCAAGAAAATGATAAGAATTTGCTAATGTTAATTGTGGGTCAAGTAAAAGCATTGGCAATAAGTTAGTGTGTATGTCAAACATTCccaaaattttaagtattaacATGATTTCCGTACCTGGGAAATCAGTTTGTCTTTGAAGGATGTATTTTTATGAGTGTTTCAGAGAGATTTTTATCAGCCAGCAAAACTGTCTGCTGTGGTTTGCTACTTGCACAAAAGATCTGTTATTCATTAAACTGCTTTAGAAGGGATTCTTAAGAGTGGTAATCGAATTtctaggtgttttttttgttgttgttgtttagttaaaaaatatgaagattaAGGGAAAACAAGGTTTTGTAAAAACTACATTTctcaacttaatttttaaatgttgctggcggtccaaataaaaaaatttgccaTTTTTCAGTCTTTTCCTCATTATTCATCTGACAGGGCTCTTATTTTGGGAGGTATTTTGGCAGATGTTAAGCTTCATTATTTGGCTGCTTGTGCTGAAGTTGTTATTTCTAAAatacctttttgtttttattttttagtaagggTAATGCTTACTGGGGGAAATAAGTAGGGTGTATCTTGTGAGAGCCTAAGAAACATCCTTTGTTAATCCTTCTGCTCTGGGTAAGGAACATAGTGCTGAGAATGTAGATGACTCCCCACTACAATTGAGTTTAATACTCTGGAATGTTTTTCATTTGGGTGTTGGCAACTCCTAAATTTAATCttcctcaaaaacaaacaacccagggTACCATTTTTGTCTGTGGAATTTGAACCCTTTTTATTGAATAGGGAATTGAGAACTGCTTTCTTTTTGTGGTTACAATGGCTCTGTTTCATGCTGTAGGACCCAACAAAACATGGTAATGTTTTACCATAGTATCTAATTAGCAGTCATGCTTCTTGCGTGCCTCCtcccaatgttttgttttttaaaaaacaatttacatcttagattattttatttcatttatttattatttatttattttgggtgacagagacagagagagggacagattgggatagacagacaggaagggagagagatgagaaacatcaattcttcgttgcggcaccttatctgttcattgattgctttctcatatgtgccttgatcccgGTGCGGGGGGCTGGGgccgctacagcagactgagtgaccccttgctcaagccagcgaccttgggctcaagctggtgaaccttgatcagaccagatgagcccgtgcccaagctggtgacctcgggatttcgaacttgggtcctggtcctccacgtcccaattTGATACTttcttcactgtgccaccgcctgttcaggcttgGATTATTTTAGTAGTGGTAAAATATATGACTCAGAACTTTGAAGGTGAACCATTTTCATATCTTTTGGTTGTTGCTTTTATAGGATTGCGTGTCATTCATTGCTATTAGTAGTTCGACATTGAGAATGGCAGTTGCTGTGGGGCTTCTTGTGTAATACTACTGGTAATACTATTTAGCATTCctgttttaaaaagtcatgtaATATTTTACAGACTTTTCAggtagaaaatattatgaaagcaGAAAATCACCAACCTGTCAATATTCAAAAGTTGACTTGTGTTATATTTCATGTTGAATAAGGCTTATTTTCAGACCCTATTCCCAACCAGATTTATATTAGATTAGCATGTAATTTGTATGCAAAGAGCCTGTTTTAGTGGTTAATAAACAGTAAGTTCCTTGAAGAATTATTCATATGTATGATACATGCATTGTGACTTTTCATTAACTTATTATACTAATTACCAAgtattataaaattgttataACGGTACCTGACAGCAGCTAAGATATCAAAAGTAGCTAGAAGGTAGTTTTAGGAAGGAAGCAGGTCAAAAATAAAAGTGGTGGAAGAGGGTAAAATACTTTGTGGATACAGAATGCAAATATACAGATGCTTATTAGTGAGATAAACTTTAATTCTCATTTACAAAGttagtctttttttaaagctttttttctaaatgtttattttttacattttttgggGGAGAAATAGCTCAAATTGGATATTGGATAAAACATACTTTCTGCCAGTAATTACTGTGTGCTTATTAGTTGAGTTAAATATTTACTGTGTGTTTGAATTGAAGGTACTACGGTAAGTGCTGTGAAGAAAACAAGAAGAATAggagcggcctgacctgtggtggcgcagtggataaagcgtcgacctggaaatgctgaggtcgccggttcaaaaccctgggcttgcctggtcaaggcacatatgggagttgatgcttccagctcctccccccttctctctctctgtctctctctcctctctctccctctctctcctctctaaaaatgaattaaaaaaaaaattaaaaaaaaaaaaaagaagaataggaGCAAGACTGGAATCTAGGAAGAAGGCTAAGACATAATTATTGATACATGAAAAACCTTAAGTTAACAGTCTAAAAGCCATCCTAACAGTTTGTAATTAATTGTTTACTAGGAATATTGTTGTATTTAAAGGGGGGAGATGATTGGGCTGAGAGAGATTGTTGAAGATTAGGGTCTTGAGCTAAGGCTTATCTTTCTATACCTATATAttcacacatacatgtatacatacctatttgtatagtatttttttctttttttctttttccctttttccgaagttagaagcaaggaagcagtcagactcccgcatgagccctgaccgggatccacctggcatgcccaccagggggcgatgctctgcccttctggggcattgttccattgtggCCGGTTCCATtaaggctggagccattctagcacctgaggcggaggccatggagccgtcctcagctcccgggccaaccaactttgctccagtggagccttgactgcaggaggggaagagagagatagaaagggggaagggtggagaagcagatggacacttctcctgtgtgccctggccaggaatccaaccccggacttccacacatggggctgacgctttactgctgagccaatcagccaaggctgtatagtattttattattattattattatttttacagagacagagagagagagtcagagtgagggatagacagggacggagagatgagaagcatcaatcattagtttttcgttgcgcattgcgacaccttagttgctcattgattgctttctcatatgtgccttgaccgtgggccttcagcagactgaataaccccttgctggagccagtgaccttgggtccaagctggcgagcttttttttttttttctcaagccagataagtccgcgctcaaactggcgacctcggggtctcgaacctgggtccttccgcatcccagtctgacgctctatccactgcgccaccgcctggtcaggcggctgtATAGTATTTTAAATGTCAGAGTATAGTGGTTTTAACTGTGGTGGCACATTAATATCATgtgaggatctttttttttttttttttcatttttctgaagctggaaacggggaggcagtcagacagactcccgcatgcgccccaacgggatccacccggcatgcccaccagggggcgatgttctgcccctctggggcgtcgctctgttgcatccagagccattctagcgcctgaggcagaggccacagagccatccccagtgcccgggccatctttgctccaatggagcctcggctgcgggaggggaagagggagacaagaggaaggagagggggaagcgtggagaagcagatgggcacttctcctgtgtgccctggccgggaatcgaacccgggactcctgcacgccaggccgacgctctacagctgagccaactggccagggctcatgtgaggatcttaaaaaaatacttccccATGCTGAAGTATTTTTATACTTGTTGTCTTCCTCCCTGACCCCCTTATGATTTAGTGGGTTTGGGATGGCTCCCAGGCAATAATATTTTGACAAGCTCCTCATGTGATTCTAATGTGAGTCAGGGTTAAGAATTATTGAGCTGCAGTCTGGGGTACAGAAGTGAATAGGACACAGGCCTTGCCACAGTGCTCTCAGGTAATATAGGCAATTATGCTAAGTAGAGTGTTGAAATACAGCCTATCCTCTGCCCACCAACAGGATACCTAACTCAAGGAGGAGGGGATAGTTGAGGAGGCTTGTAGATACTCTAGTTATATACTCCTGTTTTCAGAGTGCTTGTAAAGTCACTGCTATTTAGTAGGTTTGCATGAATGGTTTAACAGAAATGGTTAATAAACAGATGGAAAATAACCTCTTTCAATAGGTAGAACTCAAATgacactgtggttttaatttaaatagaaaagttAATTCACTGATTATTAAACTCACTGATTTTATAGTGGTTGGCTCAAGTACTTGACGTGTTGTCTTAATTAGTTGCTTACAGCAAACCCATGTGGTAGTtatgtttactctttttttacatatatataatgcttgggtattttttaaaacaattgttatttattgattttagagaggaagagagagagagacagagagataggaacattgatctattactatgtttgccctgaccaggtattgaactggcagcttctgtgctttgggacaacgctctaagccagtggttctcaaagtgtgtgccagggtgcactggtgtgccctagaagatttccaggtgcaccctgtggtattccagagaaatatgtgcctgttagggaccaaaaaacaaacagggttttttggagtttagatttttgagggacagagatgtggggaattggctgtaagctgacagtctgcccaaccccctacctcacttgacTGATTAGGtggcaaaaggctgttaagctgtggtgctggattgtttacactaccccccatgttccagggaaagactagaggcaagtttcttctgtcctttgtttggtgtaaagttatgatgatatgtatggtgggggttttggattgctgattaaacataaggaattgcctcttaaagccttttggatttctataaaagaagaatatgtggcaatatctaaaaaagctttgaacattttactaaattttcaacatcctatttatgtgagttaggattttctaccctcaacacaattaagagtaaaaagagaggaatttttcaatgtattgatgaggaaatgagagtttgcctttcaaatacatatatgcccaaacattgaagaaatcactaggacacatcaggctcatgtttctcataaacacaagaataaaaaaacttaacacattcatactggaacctgccgaatttactaaatcttactaagaatgcgtctatatatataaaaagataacttttttgtcatttttttattttttaatccctcttttttacaaattctaaaaagcataattcaaaaaatgtaacaaaaatgttttttaatgtcagaataaatttaattttgtcatatttattttgtttaccataaaagcacgcttggactttatatttttttctttactatttgacttaattattataacatatttctcagaaatttgtatatagtgcgcctacaattatttgtaggattttaaatgtgccccgacttcaaaaagtttgagaacggccctggccggttggctcagtggtagagcactggcctggtgtgcgggagtcctgggttcgattcccggccagggcacacaggagaggcacccatctgcttctccacccttccccctctccttcctctctgtctctctcttcccctcctgcagccgaggctccattggaacaaagttggcctgggcgctgaggatggctctatggcctctgcctcaggtgctagaatggctctggttgcagcagagcaatgccccagatgggcagagcatcaccccctggtgggcgtgccgggtggatcccggtcgggcgcatgtaggagtctgtctgactgcctcctggtttccaacttcagaaaaatacacacacaaaaaaagtttgagaaccgttCCTCTAAGGAACTGAGctgtcctgcttttttttttaatccccatttccagaggagaaaatggaggctTAGAGAGTTTAAAATGACTCAAGATCACACAGACAGTGAATCCGTGAtagaaca from Saccopteryx leptura isolate mSacLep1 chromosome 2, mSacLep1_pri_phased_curated, whole genome shotgun sequence carries:
- the PAWR gene encoding PRKC apoptosis WT1 regulator protein, encoding MATGGYRTGGGGGGGSTTDFLEEWKAKREKLRAKQNPPGSAAPSAGGSDAAGKPPPGALGTSATAAANELNNNLPGVAAAPAAPGGVNCAAGPAALTRAAPGPRRSEEEPPAGAAACASGPPPARGDEEEPDGAPEKGKSSGPSARKGKGQIEKRKLREKRRSTGVVNIPAAECLDEYEDDEAGQKERQREDAVTQQNTMQNEATSVPEPGGSYLQQEPSRTVSGRYKSTTTASEEDISSRYPRTDRSGFSRYTRDANASGNLASSSTLEKKIEDLEKEVLRERQENLRLVRLMQDKEEMIGKLKEEIDLLNRDLDDIEDENEQLKQENKTLLKVVGQLTR